In Cryptococcus neoformans var. neoformans B-3501A chromosome 3, whole genome shotgun sequence, the DNA window ATGCTGGATGCGGCCAAAAAGGCGGAAGCCATCGTAGCGGCTGCAAAATCTCAACCGGAACCGAAAGCGCAATCTCAACTTCAACCTGGTGATAACGAAGGGGACGATGTAGAAGAtggcgaaggagaaggggacgAAGCAGACGTCTCGCTCGTGGTCACTCCCGATAATGAGGTCGACTTGGAGGGAGAAGCGGAAACACAATCACAATTACCAGCCGGGGGAGAAGCATTGGCCAGCCAAAGCCAAATCGAGATTGATCCACTCAGCTTGACGCCGCAGACGTTCCTTGTCCGACCGACAAGGCCGGATGCGAATCGGAATAGGGGGAGAAATGCTTTTCGTCGGCGACCCCCTCAATCTCAGGCTCAAGCTCAGGTTCAGGACAATACTGATACATCTGTGGCCACTCCCGCCGTTGTTACCGCACCCTCGACCGAACAAACTACCCAAGCCCCCGCCGACGCTGACGTCGATATGGAAGCCGAAGAGGACCTATTTGACGAATCCCTcgttgaagagatggaataTCTCCAACTCTCCATCGAAGaatccctcttcctctccctaGCCATCGGGGTGCTTCGTGTGTACGATCCTTCCACTGGCATGTACCTCACCCCGACATCGAACTCTGCGGATGCAGGCGAGCTATTGAAATTGCTCCTCCCTAGGCCCTCACCGTCTTCACCTCTTTCTGCCCAATTGTCTGTCTCTGAGGGTAAAGGAGCACCGTTATTGCCGGATAACCCTGCACTAGTTAGTTATGCGGTGTACCACCATTTCAGAAGTCTGGGCTGGGTTGTGAAGGATGGCATCAAGTTCTGTGTAGATTGGCTTTTGTACCGCCGAGGACCAGTGTTTTCCCATTCTGCGTGAGTTGTCTCAGATTCTTTCAGATAAAAAAAGTTGGAAGCTGATTTATTCTGATCGGTACACCTCTTTGGGTAATCGCATATATCTATGATTTAGTTTCGCGTGCGTTATCATCCCTGTGTATGCTGATACGCATGACCAAGCGGTTTCACCGTATGGGGGGGAGGATTGGtatgaagaaaagatgagTTGGAAGTGGATGAACACCGTTATCAGGGTGAATGCGCTCGTACAAAAGGTATGTTTCTCTGTTTTCACGTCTCCCTCCATCCACCATTCATACCTCTCCTCACCGTCCAATACATTGCATTTTGAAAAAAAGCTAATCTGATCACCACTCTAAAAACAAATAGAACGTCATCGCAGTTTATATCACTATACCGCctatttcttccttcccatccaACTTGAAGTTAGCGGATGGCACCCTCGatccaaagaagaatgatCTCAAGAGTCTGTTAAAGAGCTATACCATTCGAGAAGTAGCGCTTGTAcgttttttcttcttcctccccgtCCTGTTAGCTCGTGTATGATATTTCCCATGGATTGAGCTGACGATGTCTCTTGTCTTATGTAGACGAGGTTTGGAGCTACAAGACGACGTGATTAGAATGACATGTATAATCCAATGACGACGAGTTTCTGATCATTCTGTGTTGAGCTTGGCCAAATATCCAGTAATGAAGTCCCTAAAGTCGGCCCTTCGTCACGAAACCAGTGTCTTGTTTCTTGTTGAACAATGCCTTTGAAGGCAATAAGCGGAAGCCAGAGTAGTAGTTTGCCCTTTTGTCCTGCCATCCTATTCCCTTACACACTGACGACCCATGCCCATGCTTTACAGTAATGTACAATCTGCATATGCATACATAATAGTAATGAAATTTCCTTCAATGTCTTGGTTGTTTCATTCACATTTATTCAATATCAGACGTCTACGTCCTAGTCATCGATACCGCCATCCTTAGACTGCTTTTGATCATCGTTTTGAACGGTCATTTCTTGTTCTAAAACTGACCTTAGCTAACTAGTCAGGCCTTAACTTTTTATATTTGAAACGGGCTATTAGGAATATATATTATTAGTACAGAATCTACAGAAATGCCAGAAACGCGTGATAAAGTGGTAAAAAGTGCATGCCTAGAGAGTATTTGAGTGGGCGTAAAGACATGTCTTCAGCCAATTTCAACTAAAAGATCAGGAGGTTTATATAATGCATGCATGTTACTGTTGGAGGATGCACGGGCCCGAGAGCATGTTGACCATACAAGATTGAGAAATTATCATGAGTTTTAACCGAGTAATATGGAAATGAAAAACACATAGAATGGGGCAGGTCGGGGTAATAAGAGCCCGCTAACGCGACGTTTTGCCCCAAGCACTTGGCATGGTAGTCACTAAGCGTGGCTGGGGAGTAGAAGATGGTTGAACGACGCTGCTGAGGAGAGGCTTTGGGATACGTGTGTCGATACGGCGGCGAATTTGAACAGATCGATTGGGCTCCTGATCGATTAGCTCGCGAGTCAGGCGGTAATGGTCTGCAAGAGCCATGACGAATGTCCTCTTGGCCGCTGGCACTAAAAGAGATATGTCAGCAATAAAATTGAAGGAGGTAAAAGGTTAACTCACTGTGAGGAAgaatcatcatctgcctTGGTCCTTTAAAGAATTCTTCAAATGTGGTCTCCACCATTTTGACAAATTTGTGGTTTCCAACCGCAAAGAGTTTcagctcatcttcataAACTTCCTGGTTCCTCTCCCCTGGCTTTATGCCCAAAGCATCGGCCAATCGCGCATTACGTTGACGCACCGAACATTCCGAATTGCACTTGAGCTGATCAAGTTCTCGGCTCCTCGGGTTGGCTTTGGATGCGCCACATGAAGTGCGGCTTTGGAGGTGGCCGCAAGCACAAGTCTGGGTAATAATAGCTTGACATGGATCATTTTCCGGGCACTTCGCTGGGGCATGGCACGTCGCTGTACAAGGATGCTTGCAAATTGACTTGGGTTTGCCACAAACTTGATTACAGGAATCGCACTCTCCAGGTCGATGACACAGCTTCTGGCATTTGTGGAAACCACAAGAGAGAAGTTCGCCGCAAGGTTGACCACAGGAAACGCGGTCCTGGGAACATCGTACATTCTTGACAGCAGGATCCTTACCACATGCACATGGTTTAACAGTGAGGTAGGGACAAGGAGGgcattcctcctcttcatgaCATTGATGGGGTATTTTTGGATGACCACAAGCAAATGCGGGTCGAGCACAAGGGAAAGCACAGTTGATCTTGGTGCCACATGCAACAGGAGGATAGACGACTGTTCGACCGCAATGGCAAACCAGCTAGGAAGAAAGTCAGTTGATCCCTTTATTTCCACATTATCACATACCTCATCGTAGGAAGCCTGAAGACATCGACCACAAGGACCCTTGTGATCAGGTTTGGGACATGAGTGTCGACCACAGCTCAGAGTCTTGCCACATATAAGCTGGCATTTATGCAGATCATCATCAGGGTATATGTCGTTATCTTCGTTACGCTGTTTTTTGTTTCGGAACTTGACTTGTTCCCAGAGAGGACAACATAATCGACCACATTCGTGACGACCGCAGCTTCAAGCAAGAGTCAACTAAAGCTTTACATGATCAATGATAATAAATCAACTTACTTTCTCAACGCTTTACAGACTCTTTCACAAGTTACGTCACCGAGCCCATTTGCCATTCTTTCCCTCAAAACGTCACAAGGCACCAAGATTTGACTCTGCCCACATCGGCATGACCTAACAATTTCTTCGTGACACGGCGGGCATTCACCAGAATGACAATTATTTGGACAGGGGTGGCCACATGGTCGCACCTTGGGACATCGTTTCGCACATGTTGGGATGGGCGCGAGGCAGTCTGGTCGAGGGAACCCAGGAAGTGATGAGAGAGGAGTAGCTCCACAGGGACAGTGGGTCACGAttgatggagagagaggacaAGGGTAAGGTGTAACTGCGTGCGGATGACAAGTCTATCGTCAAGTTAGCTCAGAGCTTGAACGAGTTGGTAAGATTGGCTCACCTCATGACACATGTGAATACCACAGTCATACAGCTGCTCGCATGGCTTTCCACAATTAAACCTCCCTTCCCATGTCTCTTCTATTCCTTCATCTATCAACCGCGCGCAAAGCTTTCCCTGTGATCTATTCCATCCGCATtccacctctttctcttcttcaccacaGTAACACTTCAcgacctccttctccatacATGGCTGACAAGGCCCATAGTGGCACAGTTCGGGGCAAATATGATCCTTATGACCACATCCAAGAGGTTTGCCACAGGTATCGTCGCAGACAGGAGACAATGCAGCATTATTTGATGTAGCGGAAGAGCACTTGACAGTGATTGGAATGCTGTGAGAAGGGCACGGTACAATAAGTGCGATATTGCAAGGAGGACATGGACCAGGATGACATGGCAACGGACATGGATGCGCGCATTTTTGCCTTGTACGACCGCAAGAATCACCACAAGAATGAGGGGCGGAAAGTGAAGTTGCAGGGTGTGACAATCGACCGCAGAAGCAGCTGCATTATTGTCAGCACAGATCACATCCTATCAGTACGGACTCACCGATAATCTTTGGGGGCCTCCGAGCGTCTCTTCTGGCAACCTGGACATCTCCATACAACTTCTTCTGGTTCTTTCAAACCACCACGCAccctttcatcttcttcttgcaaACTTCTTTCTGCCCAGTCCTTGACACATTCAAGATGGAAGGGTGTGTAGCAAGCTGAATAATGCGATGCTGCTGAAGTTGAGCCAGTGATAGGATTTGGAACGAGAGTGGCGGAGTTTACCTCCGGTGGTCTATCAGGGGGGAGGCAACACCATATAGCTTGCGAAGGAGTGATAGAATTAAAGCACTACTTCTGGTCAAAAATGAATCAAGTGTTGCATAATGAGCAACTTACAATAGGACATTCAACGAATGGGCGATTTCTGAGGCCCTTGGTCAACCTTGCCACCAGATCATCTGATTCCTGCGCCGCCTTCTTCCGTTGTTTCTGTTCAGCTCTTACAACGCCTTGAGCAGGTTCATCCAGCTTCCCAGGCTTCAAtgtccttccatccttgGGATTCATGGAGGTGAGTTTTGTGGATTGCTCAAATGCTGTCCTTCTGCTGACAGACGTGGATCCAGTTTGCCGCGCGACGATATCGgacttctccttcttggggGGTTTCTTCCtacttctcttctccttagAACCTTCTGCAAAAGCTTCTTCCCgagaaggcagaggatTCTCATCAAGCTCCGATGCTAGCAATGCAGCACCTGGGACGAATGCAGGCGCAGAAGGATCCATGGGTGCAATTTGCTGTAATTGTGGAATCTTGACAGCTTTTAGAGTACGTTGCATTTCAACAGAAGGAGCAGCACGAGTACGTGATTGAAGGTCGGGAAGAGGTCGGGAATTCGGCGTACGACCTTTCCCTCGGGAGGAATTTGGCGTCACGCTTTCGTCGGTAACAGAAACTCCATCCTGAACCACGCCGTGCTTTTGCCTGCCATTGACTCGAGCATGGGAACGATCATTACCATTCATTCCGTTACAGTTGGCTTGACCGTTGACGCGCACAACCAGCGAAGGTTTGTTGAACCGTTGATTCTGTCGTGGATGCATTCGGGCGACAGGGCCGCCGGGAATTGGCACATTGCTTGGGCCAGGCGGAACGTTCGATCGTTGGGAGCCCGATTGAGACGATTGCGTGCTTATTATTGAtgcttcatcctcgccaaCCCAAGGGTTGAGGCTGTAGTCGATACATAACTTCGACGGACCTGGTGCTTCTCTACCTTCGCCGTTTTGAAGctccctcgccttcctGCCGTGTGGTATATCTTCGGACAGCTGCTGAAAATTGGATTCCCCCCCGCTTCCGTTCACATGTTTGCCCTCCTCAGGACCTGAACCACGCCTTCCACTAGATTGAGAAGTTGTCGCGCTTGATCTGGCAATTGGCACAAgtccatccccatccaaCTGTGACTTCTCCCCTTTCGCAGCTGTTCCATCGACAACAATTTCTCGCCCCTTCCCCTTATCTCTCCGACCCTGGCCTCCGTTACGGTGGCTGTGTCCATTATTGCGCCGGTAATGATTCTTTTGATTCAGCAAGAATGCGCCATCGCCCGGTACTGGCCCTGTTTGTGTGGGCGTATGTGCTGTTGTTGCCGCAGGAACCGTTTTGGACATATGGGGAGGAGGCTGACGGGAAGGAGTAGACGATGACTCTGACATTGTTGACATCGGCGCTGTTGAGCTTTCAAGAAAAGAATAAGTTCTCTGCCAAGTGGCGATAGTATCAAGAGATGTCAATTGTAAAGTCGGGGTTTTAACTTTTTTTGCCGTCCGAAGCCCGGTTTTCTAAAAACTTTTGAATTACAAATTAAAGGGATGAATAATCAGTGGGATGCCCACTGGAGAACGAGAAAAAGATACAGAggtgaaaagaaaagtcaGGAGTCAGAAAAACTACAGCTCTGCCTGACAAACTAGCACCAGTCGACTCGCCTTTCGTCGGAACCGCGTACGACAGAGTTATGGGACCAAAATTTCTAGACAGAAGTTGTGACGCAGGAGATTATCagctctttctttttttcttacAAATCGAATGGCAAAATAATTGAACATTCAATGCAAAACGTTATTCCAAATCCCAGAAGGCAGTGAAACATATCAGATCAGTATTGCGAGCGATTACAAACGCAGGTTTACGATAGGGAGGCTAAACCTCCGAAAATGCTCTACATCATCAACCGCTATATACAAAATCGCATTCAGCATGCTCTTTCTTCGACGTTCCCCCAATTCTTCGCTCACTTTTCCCCAACTTCATCTTTGCTTTTATCCTCGTTTGCCTCACCATCAATGGCCCCTTGGTCTAACTTTATGTTTGTAGACTTCGATCCCAAAGACGGCTTGGGTTTAACAGCAGTTTCGGCTTCGCGCATGCCAACTGGAATGGTGATGGAAGTCTTCCCAACAAACCATGCAGGCACCCAGCCTCGCTCACCAGTTTCGTTACGAATTCTATGAGACTCGTCAGTTAATTTCATCGATCAGGGCAATTTGTACAGCTACTCACACATAGCTCCTGTTACCGGCGTATCTGGTCATCATCCGACACACTGCTATCTGGGCTGTGAAACTTACCAATGACAATATTTCTTGTAGACCCTaaccttctctccctctttcaGAGTCAATTCGTCGTCCCCCTTTGAGTCATAATCCATCAGCACAAACCCAGCATAACTACTTGAGATGATATGAgagggtggaagaggagctaAACCGGGGTAGGGAGCGATTTGTCCGTCAGGTGAAGGTGAGATGATCGACATAGGTTGACTGAGCTCAAGTAGACATCCTACAGAGCTTATTTAGGTAGTTATACGAGGGCATCGACCAAGCTGCTTACCTGCTGGTACCCAGCCTTGTGTATAGCTATTGGGTATACCTGTCGCATCAGGATCGCGATTGACAATATACCAACCCTTATTTTTAGAACGAATGACATATGTCGACCCACTATTGCCGCGTTTCAGCTCAAGCGACTTTCAAGAAGCCGGCAAAGATGGCACTTACACAGGCACGTCAAActcatcttctctatcTCGACAATATCTAAAGATAATCAGTTCTGCGATTACGGCGTCATAGTTCGTTAACATACGGGTAGATAGCCACTCCGTATGTCACATCTACCACCGAACCATCGGGATCAACCAGCTGCCCATTTGGCGCGCGCCCTCCGCCGTCTCCATCTCTAAGCCCCGGGCTTGGTAGTTCGGGGAAAGCTGTGCCATTCGGTGTTTGCCCATCTTCCGTACGAGGAATATCAGGTTTGAGGGTGTTGGGTTTCGTTGGGGACAAGGAGGTCTCAGTGGCAGGTTTGATCtttgggagaagagtagCTGTGGTGTTGGGAGGAAGGCCAAGCTTTTGGGCTTGTTTTGTATGGGCGACGTATACGGGTGATTTTATATCTTTCTGAAGGAAGATCAGCTCCTTTCCAATGTTCACAGAAGGTGACTGACAATGTGACGAAGCATGAAGACTGGTTTGTGACCTGTTTCTTTTAGCTTCTGAAACAGTAACAACGGCTTCTCATCGTAACTCAGGCACCGTTCTGCAATAGAGTTAGACAAGCCCCTATTTGTGAGGATTTTGCTCACCCGTAGACTCTCCGGTACTATCGTAACAAATGAATAACGCATATAGCCGCCAATCATCATTAATCTTATATTTTTTCAAAGCTGCAGGCAACACTTTCCAGCAGGGATCCTCTAAAGTCACTCTGAAAGATTTGGCGGCGCTTCTCGCTGCATCCTTTGCTCTCGATCTCTCTCTATCTGATGGGTTTGCGGAATGAGTTGACGGCCCTGGGACAGGGGCCGAAGATGATACAGAAGGATATGACGAGAGtttggtggaagaggcggagaggGATTGTGATGACAATGCAGGTGGAGTCATGCTGGGAGAGCTGGAAGTACTGCTGGCGAGATTTGACGATTCCGTGAGGACTCTATTTATTGGTCGACCATCTCTTCTGTCAGCGTTACTTGCTACGGGAGAGTCCACATAATTGTGGTTAGAGGTTGTTGGGGTGAAGCTATCGTGAAAAGTGGCAGAGTTTGATGAAAGAGGTGCGTTGAGGGATGAGGCAAGGGCGGAGGATGCTAAAGAGGCCGGGAAAAGCTGTTCAGGACGCGGTTTTGAGGTGCTCTACGGACATGATCAGAGACTAATCAAGATCATCAGCAACAACTTGACCCACAGGAGCAAGCTCTGCACTGTCACTATCCTTGAAATCTCTCCACTTGTAGCTGTTCGACCTTCCGAGTTCATCCGGCCTTCTTGAGATAGACCCCGCCAGAGTTTCCTCAGTCTCATACTGAACGTGTGGTACAGAtatccctctttcctccaaagcAGCTCTCAACAGATCATGATCTCTTTCTATCAGGGATAGCCTTTCCTCTACGTCACAAGGCATTAGCGGTTGTTCACGTCTGTCATTATATTACCTACGCTGTTGCCGTACGACCTCCAGCAGTCTTCCCGCTTCCAAGCGGTCGCGATCTTCTATTTCTATTTACAGTCGGAAGAATCAGCTCTTCATTGCGcctttctcatccttctccaaaaaAAGCCATACCTGGTGGTCTCCATTCGTCATCTCCTATTTCTAGCCCTTGCTCCATTTTTAACTCATAGACAGCTCGTAGAAGCATTAGTCGATGACCGACGCTGGACATTCCCATATCTTGAAGAGTTTCATGATCGAGGGCGACCAGGACATCGCCAGCGATTCCATGTTCTACAAGATGGTCCATCAGTTCAAGCACTGTGCTGATAAAGGACGCAATCTAGCTAACCATGTATCGCCGCCTCATATTGTCCAAGCCC includes these proteins:
- a CDS encoding hypothetical protein (Match to ESTs gb|CF183669.1|CF183669, gb|CF183668.1|CF183668; HMMPfam hit to RA, Ras association (RalGDS/AF-6) domain, score: 48.3, E(): 2.1e-11; HMMPfam hit to SAM, SAM domain (Sterile alpha motif), score: 44.4, E(): 3.2e-10; HMMPfam hit to SH3, SH3 domain, score: 43.2, E(): 7.4e-10) produces the protein MAATVTSPTTASPVVSVLQWDEDAVVSYLSSIGLGQYEAAIHEHGIAGDVLVALDHETLQDMGMSSVGHRLMLLRAVYELKMEQGLEIGDDEWRPPEIEDRDRLEAGRLLEVVRQQQERLSLIERDHDLLRAALEERGISVPHVQYETEETLAGSISRRPDELGRSNSYKWRDFKDSDSAELAPSTSKPRPEQLFPASLASSALASSLNAPLSSNSATFHDSFTPTTSNHNYVDSPVASNADRRDGRPINRVLTESSNLASSTSSSPSMTPPALSSQSLSASSTKLSSYPSVSSSAPVPGPSTHSANPSDRERSRAKDAARSAAKSFRVTLEDPCWKVLPAALKKYKINDDWRLYALFICYDSTGESTERCLSYDEKPLLLFQKLKETGHKPVFMLRHIKDIKSPVYVAHTKQAQKLGLPPNTTATLLPKIKPATETSLSPTKPNTLKPDIPRTEDGQTPNGTAFPELPSPGLRDGDGGGRAPNGQLVDPDGSVVDVTYGVAIYPYCRDREDEFDVPVGSTYVIRSKNKGWYIVNRDPDATGIPNSYTQGWVPAGCLLELSQPMSIISPSPDGQIAPYPGLAPLPPSHIISSSYAGFVLMDYDSKGDDELTLKEGEKVRVYKKYCHWSYVIRNETGERGWVPAWFVGKTSITIPVGMREAETAVKPKPSLGSKSTNIKLDQGAIDGEANEDKSKDEVGEK
- a CDS encoding hypothetical protein (HMMPfam hit to zf-NF-X1, NF-X1 type zinc finger, score: 86.6, E(): 6.2e-23), with the translated sequence MSESSSTPSRQPPPHMSKTVPAATTAHTPTQTGPVPGDGAFLLNQKNHYRRNNGHSHRNGGQGRRDKGKGREIVVDGTAAKGEKSQLDGDGLVPIARSSATTSQSSGRRGSGPEEGKHVNGSGGESNFQQLSEDIPHGRKARELQNGEGREAPGPSKLCIDYSLNPWVGEDEASIISTQSSQSGSQRSNVPPGPSNVPIPGGPVARMHPRQNQRFNKPSLVVRVNGQANCNGMNGNDRSHARVNGRQKHGVVQDGVSVTDESVTPNSSRGKGRTPNSRPLPDLQSRTRAAPSVEMQRTLKAVKIPQLQQIAPMDPSAPAFVPGAALLASELDENPLPSREEAFAEGSKEKRSRKKPPKKEKSDIVARQTGSTSVSRRTAFEQSTKLTSMNPKDGRTLKPGKLDEPAQGVVRAEQKQRKKAAQESDDLVARLTKGLRNRPFVECPICFNSITPSQAIWCCLPPDRPPEVNSATLVPNPITGSTSAASHYSACYTPFHLECVKDWAERSLQEEDERVRGGLKEPEEVVWRCPGCQKRRSEAPKDYRCFCGRLSHPATSLSAPHSCGDSCGRTRQKCAHPCPLPCHPGPCPPCNIALIVPCPSHSIPITVKCSSATSNNAALSPVCDDTCGKPLGCGHKDHICPELCHYGPCQPCMEKEVVKCYCGEEEKEVECGWNRSQGKLCARLIDEGIEETWEGRFNCGKPCEQLYDCGIHMCHETCHPHAVTPYPCPLSPSIVTHCPCGATPLSSLPGFPRPDCLAPIPTCAKRCPKVRPCGHPCPNNCHSGECPPCHEEIVRSCRCGQSQILVPCDVLRERMANGLGDVTCERVCKALRNCGRHECGRLCCPLWEQVKFRNKKQRNEDNDIYPDDDLHKCQLICGKTLSCGRHSCPKPDHKGPCGRCLQASYDEVCDNVEIKGSTDFLPSWFAIAVEQSSILLLHVAPRSTVLSLVLDPHLLVVIQKYPINVMKRRNALLVPTSLLNHVHVVRILLSRMYDVPRTAFPVVNLAANFSLVVSTNARSCVIDLESAIPVIKFVANPSQFASILVQRRAMPQRSARKMIHVKLLLPRLVLAATSKAALHVAHPKPTRGAENLISSSAIRNPGERNQEVYEDELKLFAVGNHKFVKMVETTFEEFFKGPRQMMILPHMPAAKRTFVMALADHYRLTRELIDQEPNRSVQIRRRIDTRIPKPLLSSVVQPSSTPQPRLVTTMPSAWGKTSR